The sequence below is a genomic window from Deltaproteobacteria bacterium.
ATTATTCCTGGATCTGGATTTTTTACATCAATGTGCCCCTCGGCGTGGTCGCCCTGGCCATGTGTTGGACCTTCGTTTTCGATCCGCCCTACCAGCAGCGCCGGTCGGCCGGAGAGAAGGTGGATTATCAGGGGCTGGCTCTTCTGTCCGTGGGCCTGGGCTGCCTGCAGGTGGTTTTGGATACCGGCCAACAGGACGACTGGTTCGCGTCCGCCCATATCGTCGTCCTGAGCGTCGTGGCCGCCGCCTGCCTGTCGATTCTTATCTGGTGGGAGCTGCGTCACCCGAGCCCGATCATCAACCTGCGCACGTTCCGCCTGCGCAATTTCGCGGCCGGCAACGTGGTCATGTTTTTCGGCTTTTTCGCTTTTTTCGGGTCCATTGTGCTTTTGCCCATGTATCTGCAGAATCTCATGGGTTACACGTCCTATCTGGCCGGTTTGGTCCTGGGACCGAGCGGGGCCATCATGCTCCTGCTCCTGCCCTTTGTCGGCAAGCTGTCGGAAAAAATGGACGCCCGGTTTTTGTTGTGCTTCGGCCTTGTCGTGTCCGGCCTGTCTCTTGTCTATATGTCCCGTTTCACCCTGCAAATCGACATCGGCACAGCCATGATGGGGCGCAACATCCAGGCTATCGGCATCGCCTTTTTCTTCGTGCCCCTGTCCTTTCTCACCATGGCCTTTATTCCGCGTGAATACATGAACGACGCCTCGGCCCTGTTCAGTCTGCTGCGCAATCTGGGCGGGTCCTTTGGCACGGCCTTCGTGACGACCATTCTGGCCCGGCGGGCGCAGTTCCATCAACATCGTCTCGTGGAACATCTTTCCCCGTACGACCCCGCGCTGACCCAGGCCCAGGAGTCCCTGGAAAAATTCATGGGCATGGAGCCGCGCGAGGCCTTGGGCGTCATCTACCAATATGTGCAGCAGCAGGCCGGCTACATGGCCTATGTGGACGTGTTTTTCGTGCAGGCCCTGTTTTTTTTCGGTCTGGCCGCGTTCATGTGGATCATCCGCCGTCCGGAGTACGGGGGCGGGCACTAAAAAGGGGAGCCTGGCTCCCCCTTTTGCAGAGTGCTTCGACCAACGGCTAGGTTCTGCTGATGGCTTCCACCGGGCAACTGTCGATGGCTTCCTGGACACACTCGGCCGTGGAGTCCGGGGCCTTGACCATGGCTTTTTCCTCGCCCTCGATCATGGCAAAGACTTCCGGGCAGAGCTCCACGCATGTTTCGCAACCGATGCATTCCTCGTGGTCAATGACGATGGCCATGTTTCCTCCGTGGCATGGGTTTTTGGATGCCTTGAGCATATCCCCTTGGCCCTGGTGGCGCAACCGGGGCGCGCATTTGTTGGACGTGGTTTCCCGTGGGAGGTCCTGGCATGAATCTGGCTTGTCCACGGCAGGAGGTCTGCCATGCGCCAACCCACTCCGGAAACCATCCGATCCGCGTGCGAACGCCCGGTACACGCGCTGCGTGATCCCGTGCCGCCGCAAACCGTCGGTGTCCAAGCCGTCACGCCGGCCCTGAATCTGGTCGTTGATCCGTTCAGTCAGCAATTTGACATGCTGTCCCGCCCTTTTGCGGCCAAGTCCAACAATTGGGCCGTGTGGTGGTCCGACCTGATGATGACCATGTTTGTCATGTTCGCGGCCCTGTATGTTTTTCAGATGCCCAAGACGCCCACGGTGACCATTGCGCCGGACGCGCCGGCCGAGGTTCGTCAAACTCCGCCTCCGGCTGGAGACTCCCTGTTGGCCCGTCTCCATCAGCAGGCCCTGGACGTGATCCGTCTGCATGGCCTGAGCGCCTTTGCCGCGCCGCGTCTGGTGCCGGACAAGTCCGTGCGTTTTGTTTTGTCCGGGGAGCAGCTTTTCGAGGCGGGCAAGGCCAGGATCAAGCCCGGGGCGCTGACGCCGCTGCGGCTTTTGTCCCAGGCCCTGGTCGCGGCGCCGTACAAGATCACGCTTGTCGGTCATGCGGCCGTGGATGACGCGGTTACGGGCGCGCCCGCGCCCTGGGAACTGTCAACGGCCCGGGCCGGCGCCCTGGCGGAGTTTTTGGCCAGTTCGGGCCTGCCGGCGCGGAAGATGATCGTGGTTGGTTATGGAGACCAGGAGCCTGTCCGGGCCGACGCGTCGCTCGCGGAAGCGGCCGTGAACCGGCGGGCGGAAATCGTGATCAGCGCCGAAAATCCGACGGATCCACTGCCTCCGGACGGGGACTCGGAGCAGGCCAAGGCCGGCGTGCGACGGTGGATGACCAGCCAGGGGGAAGGAACATGGACGCAAAATCGTTGATAGGGCTGCTGTTCTGCACCCTGCTCTTTGGCGTCGGCTTTGCCAGCAGCGGCGACGTGACCCGGTACTTCAACTGGGCGGGACTTTTGGTCGTGGTCGGCGGCAGCCTGGGCGCGGCCATCGCCAGCTTTCGCATGAGCCGCCTGGGCCATGTCCTGCACGTCTTGCGCACCG
It includes:
- a CDS encoding DHA2 family efflux MFS transporter permease subunit; translation: MIPTLLEILDTSIANVALGHIQGSLSAGQDEVTWVLTSYLVSNAVVIPMSGWLARLMGRKNYLMASVAVFTASSMLCGLAQSLEALILFRIIQGIGGGGLQSMSQAILLETFPPAQRGLAMGIYAMGAVLGPVLGPLLGGWITDNYSWIWIFYINVPLGVVALAMCWTFVFDPPYQQRRSAGEKVDYQGLALLSVGLGCLQVVLDTGQQDDWFASAHIVVLSVVAAACLSILIWWELRHPSPIINLRTFRLRNFAAGNVVMFFGFFAFFGSIVLLPMYLQNLMGYTSYLAGLVLGPSGAIMLLLLPFVGKLSEKMDARFLLCFGLVVSGLSLVYMSRFTLQIDIGTAMMGRNIQAIGIAFFFVPLSFLTMAFIPREYMNDASALFSLLRNLGGSFGTAFVTTILARRAQFHQHRLVEHLSPYDPALTQAQESLEKFMGMEPREALGVIYQYVQQQAGYMAYVDVFFVQALFFFGLAAFMWIIRRPEYGGGH
- a CDS encoding ferredoxin; the protein is MAIVIDHEECIGCETCVELCPEVFAMIEGEEKAMVKAPDSTAECVQEAIDSCPVEAISRT